A genomic window from Buteo buteo chromosome 13, bButBut1.hap1.1, whole genome shotgun sequence includes:
- the UTP18 gene encoding U3 small nucleolar RNA-associated protein 18 homolog: MQPAVGAPRAGPAAAKKKKKMKKTKKIVKQLRPRAEAEAAAAAERAAAEQAAEEAARRARHLKSLSRRSGGERELEELVFGDSLNVEEDELLQRLAGPRRLNAMERSLQKDSSDSEVENEAKGELLSKKPAWVDEDDEAEENVDMTHRYRKDFMKSDAEKILTKKNLKRRLEEQFQRAMGGVPAWADLENRKKSKRTASDSDSDEDDNLLCRTGNFVSNSESLPRGILKIKTCLPANQERLANGRLATVQFHPSAQVVMTAGHDRSVSLFQVDGIRNPRIQSIYLESFPIYKACFSVDGEQVIATGTHHKMFFVYDMMSGSIIPIQKVRGVEERFLRDFEVSPDGSFMLLTGTSGYLHLLSMKTKELISTMKVNGRCTASAFTPDSSKIYSYSKEGEVFIWDVRSRKCLHKFEDEGSLEGKCIAVSKNNQYVACGSASGVVNLYTTDVCLKENRPKPVKAIMNLVTSATCVTFNPTTEILAVASREMDEAVKLVHIPSYTVFSNFPVFRRKQIYLTQSMDFSPRSGFFSVANNKGKALLFRLKHYSDF, from the exons ATGCAGCCGGCGGTGGGAGCGCCTAGGGCGGGCCCGGCAGCggccaagaaaaagaagaaaatgaagaaaacgaAGAAAATAGTGAAGCAGCTCCGGCCGCGCGCGGAGGCggaggcggcagcggcagcTGAGCGGGCGGCGGCTGAGcaggcggcggaggaggcggctCGGCGGGCCCGGCACTTGAAGTCACTCTCCCGCCGGTCGGGCGGCGAGcgggagctggaggagctggtgtTCGGTGACAGCCTTAACGTGGAGGAGGATGAGCTGCTGCAGCGTCTGGCCGGTCCTCGGCGG CTTAATGCGATGGAGAGAAGTCTCCAGAAAGACTCCAGCGATTCGGAAGTAGAAAACGAAGCAAAAGGTGAACTCCTGTCTAAAAAGCCAGCCTGGGtggatgaagatgatgaagctGAGGAGAA TGTTGATATGACCCATAGATATAGGAAGGATTTCATGAAAAGCGATGCTGAGAAGATACTTActaagaaaaatctaaaaagaaGACTTGAAGAACA GTTTCAGCGAGCTATGGGAGGAGTTCCTGCCTGGGCTGAtttagaaaacaggaagaaatccAAAAGGACTGCAAGTGATA GTGACAGTGATGAAGATGATAATCTGTTATGCAGGACTGGCAATTTTGTGTCAAACTCAGAGTCCCTGCCAAGAGGTATTTTGAAG ATAAAGACCTGTTTGCCCGCTAATCAGGAACGTCTTGCTAATGGAAGACTGGCAACTGTGCAGTTTCATCCATCTGCTCAAGTAGTCATGACTGCTGGACATGATCGATCTGTGTCACTCTTCCAG GTTGATGGTATAAGGAATCCAAGAATACAGAGCATCTATTTAGAGAGTTTTCCAATTTATAAGGCTTGTTTCAGTGTTGATGGAGAACAAGTTATAGCCACTGGTACTCACCATAAAATGTTCTTTGTGTATGACATGATGAGTGGAAGTATTATCCCTATACAGAAAGTAAGAG gtgtggAGGAAAGATTTCTCAGAGACTTTGAAGTCTCTCCAGATGGATCATTTATGCTTCTAACTGGAACTTCAGGTTACCTTCACTTGTTGTCAATGAAG ACCAAGGAACTGATTAGCACTATGAAGGTAAATGGAAGATGCACTGCATCTGCTTTCACTCCAGACAGCAGTAAAATATATAGCTATTCAA AGGAAGGCGAAGTTTTCATTTGGgatgtgagaagcagaaagtgTCTACACAAATTTGAAGATGAAGGTTCTTTGGAAGGCAAGTGCATCGCCGTTTCAAAAAATAACCAGTATGTGGCATGTGG ttcagCTTCTGGAGTTGTAAATTTGTATACTACTGATGTCTGTCTCAAAGAAAACCGTCCTAAACCAGTTAAAGCCATAATGAACCTAGTTACATCTGCTACATGTGTGACCTTCAATCCCACCACGGAAATTTTGGCAGTGGCTTCCCGTGAAATGGATGAGGCTGTCAAATTG GTACACATTCCTTCATATACTGTATTCTCAAACTTTCCGgtgttcagaagaaaacagatttatctTACTCAATCTATGGACTTTTCTCCCAGAAGTGGTTTTTTCTCTGTAGCAAATAACAAAGGCAAAGCTTTGTTATTTAG gctgaaacattattcagatttttaa